Proteins from one Bacteroides zhangwenhongii genomic window:
- a CDS encoding endonuclease/exonuclease/phosphatase family protein — translation MKLKNLLLIVLVSALLCACHSNYQPTTLTVASYNLRNANGSDSARGNGWGQRYPVIAQIVQYHDFDIFGTQECFLHQLKDMKKALPGYDYIGVGRDDGKEKGEHSAIFYRTDKFDIIEKGDFWLSETPDVPSKGWDAVLPRICSWGHFKCKDTGFEFLLFNLHMDHIGKKARVESAFLVQDKMKELGKGKNLPAILTGDFNVDQTHQSYDAFVSKGVLCDSYEKCDFRYATNGTFNDFDPNSFTESRIDHVFVSPSFHVKRYGVLTDTYRSIVGNGEKKNANDCPEEIDIKVYQARTPSDHFPVKVELEFDQHRQK, via the coding sequence ATGAAACTTAAAAACCTTTTACTAATTGTCCTTGTTTCGGCGCTCCTTTGTGCTTGCCACAGCAACTACCAGCCTACTACGCTTACTGTTGCTTCCTATAATCTGAGAAATGCCAACGGCAGCGATTCAGCTCGTGGAAACGGTTGGGGGCAACGTTATCCGGTCATCGCCCAAATAGTACAATACCACGATTTCGATATTTTCGGGACGCAGGAATGCTTTCTCCATCAATTGAAAGATATGAAAAAAGCATTACCCGGATATGATTACATCGGCGTAGGGCGTGATGACGGTAAAGAGAAAGGAGAACATTCCGCTATTTTCTATCGTACCGACAAATTCGATATTATAGAAAAGGGGGACTTCTGGCTTTCGGAGACTCCCGACGTACCGAGTAAAGGTTGGGATGCCGTATTGCCGCGTATTTGCAGTTGGGGACATTTCAAATGTAAGGATACCGGTTTTGAATTCCTGCTCTTCAACCTGCATATGGACCACATCGGTAAGAAAGCCCGTGTAGAAAGTGCATTTCTTGTACAAGACAAGATGAAAGAACTCGGCAAAGGTAAAAATCTTCCGGCAATCCTGACCGGTGATTTCAATGTCGACCAAACTCATCAGTCATACGACGCTTTCGTAAGCAAAGGTGTATTGTGCGACTCATACGAGAAGTGCGATTTCCGTTATGCGACCAACGGAACATTCAATGATTTCGATCCGAACAGCTTTACAGAAAGCCGTATCGACCATGTATTCGTTTCTCCTTCTTTCCATGTGAAAAGATATGGTGTACTGACGGATACTTACCGGAGTATCGTAGGCAATGGTGAAAAAAAGAACGCCAATGACTGCCCGGAAGAAATCGACATCAAAGTTTATCAAGCTCGCACTCCCTCTGACCATTTCCCTGTAAAGGTAGAACTGGAGTTTGACCAACATCGGCAGAAATAA
- a CDS encoding glycoside hydrolase family 76 protein: MKNICILVCMLFSLASAIGKTPKNNRYLSIADSVLNNVLNLYHTADGLLTETYPVNPDQKITYLAGGMQQNGMLKASFLWPYSGMMSGCVALYKATGNKKYKKILENRILAGMNQYWDDSRQPACYQSYLTKYGQHGRYYDDNIWIALDYCDYYGLTHHPAYLEKAVALYQYIYSGWSDELGGGIFWCEQQKEGKHTCSNAPSAVLGVKLYRLTKDNKYLEKAKETYAWTKKNLSDPNDHLYWDNINLKGNIAKEKYAYNSGQMIQAGVLLYEETGDEQYLRDAQQTAAGTDTFFRTKADKKDPTFKVHKDMAWFNVILFRGLKALYKIDKNPAYVNAMVENVLHAWENYRDENGLLGRDWSGHKEEPYKWLLDNACLIEFFAEIN; the protein is encoded by the coding sequence ATGAAAAATATATGTATCCTCGTATGTATGTTGTTCAGCCTTGCTTCCGCAATCGGAAAGACACCGAAGAATAATCGCTATCTTTCCATTGCCGACTCGGTGTTAAACAATGTCTTGAATTTATACCATACCGCAGACGGGCTGCTCACAGAGACCTATCCCGTCAACCCCGACCAGAAAATCACTTACCTGGCGGGAGGTATGCAACAAAACGGAATGCTAAAAGCTTCTTTCTTGTGGCCTTACTCAGGAATGATGTCGGGTTGTGTGGCGCTGTACAAGGCCACCGGAAACAAAAAGTACAAGAAAATACTAGAAAACAGAATTCTCGCAGGAATGAACCAGTATTGGGACGACAGCCGCCAACCGGCTTGTTATCAGTCATATCTTACCAAGTACGGACAGCACGGACGCTATTATGATGATAACATCTGGATTGCTTTGGATTATTGCGACTATTACGGTCTCACTCATCATCCGGCTTATCTGGAGAAGGCTGTTGCCTTGTATCAATACATCTACAGCGGATGGAGCGACGAACTGGGTGGTGGAATCTTCTGGTGTGAACAGCAGAAAGAGGGAAAGCACACTTGTTCCAATGCACCGTCTGCGGTGCTGGGTGTCAAGTTGTACCGGTTGACCAAAGACAACAAGTATCTGGAAAAAGCCAAAGAGACTTATGCTTGGACAAAGAAAAATCTCTCCGATCCCAACGATCATCTCTATTGGGACAATATCAACCTGAAAGGAAATATCGCCAAAGAAAAATATGCTTACAACAGCGGGCAAATGATTCAGGCAGGCGTACTACTTTATGAGGAAACAGGAGACGAGCAGTACTTGCGTGACGCTCAGCAAACGGCTGCAGGAACGGACACATTTTTCCGTACAAAAGCTGATAAGAAAGATCCGACATTCAAGGTACACAAAGACATGGCCTGGTTTAACGTTATCTTATTCAGAGGGTTGAAAGCTCTATATAAGATTGACAAGAATCCTGCCTATGTCAATGCGATGGTGGAAAATGTACTTCATGCTTGGGAAAACTATCGGGATGAAAACGGACTATTAGGAAGAGATTGGTCGGGGCACAAAGAAGAACCGTATAAATGGTTGCTAGACAATGCCTGCCTCATTGAGTTTTTTGCCGAAATAAATTAA
- a CDS encoding glycoside hydrolase family 125 protein, with product MNITKAIGLSIALFGATSAQAMANSEIVIQQDNTKINNYRSNRPEAAKRLFVSQAVEEQIAHIKQLLTNAKLAWMFENCFPNTLDTTVHFDGKDDTFVYTGDIHAMWLRDSGAQVWPYVQLANKDPELKKMLAGVINRQFKCINIDPYANAFNMNAEGGEWMSDLTDMKPELHERKWEIDSLCYPIRLAYHYWKTTGDASIFFDEWLTAIAKVLKTFKEQQRKEDPKGPYRFQRKTERALDTMTNDGWGNPVKPVGLIASAFRPSDDATTFQFLVPSNFFAVTSLRKAAEILNAVNKKPALAKECTTLADKVEKALKKYAVYNHPKYGKIYAFEVDGFGNQLLMDDANVPSLIALPYLGDVKVSDPIYQNTRKFVWSEDNPYFFKGTAGEGIGGPHIGYDMIWPMSIMMKAFTSQNDAEIKTCIKMLMDTDAGTGFMHESFHKNDPKNFTRAWFAWQNTLFGELILKLVNEGKVNLLNSIR from the coding sequence ATGAATATAACAAAAGCCATAGGTTTATCTATAGCACTGTTTGGCGCAACCAGCGCACAAGCGATGGCAAACAGTGAAATAGTCATCCAACAAGACAATACGAAAATCAATAATTACCGGAGTAATCGTCCGGAAGCTGCCAAACGCCTGTTTGTCTCACAAGCCGTAGAAGAACAGATTGCGCATATCAAGCAATTGCTGACTAACGCCAAACTGGCATGGATGTTTGAGAACTGTTTTCCAAACACATTGGATACCACTGTCCATTTTGACGGGAAAGACGACACATTTGTGTATACAGGTGATATCCATGCCATGTGGTTGCGTGACTCCGGAGCACAAGTATGGCCTTACGTGCAACTCGCCAACAAAGACCCGGAACTGAAAAAGATGTTGGCAGGCGTTATCAACCGCCAGTTCAAATGCATTAACATCGATCCGTATGCCAATGCTTTCAATATGAATGCCGAAGGGGGCGAATGGATGAGCGACCTTACTGACATGAAGCCCGAACTGCATGAACGTAAATGGGAAATCGACTCACTTTGTTATCCTATCCGGCTCGCTTATCATTACTGGAAGACAACGGGAGACGCCAGTATATTCTTCGACGAATGGCTTACAGCCATCGCCAAGGTTCTGAAAACGTTTAAGGAACAGCAACGAAAAGAAGATCCGAAAGGTCCTTATCGTTTCCAACGCAAAACGGAACGCGCACTTGACACAATGACAAACGACGGTTGGGGTAACCCGGTGAAACCGGTCGGGCTGATAGCTTCCGCTTTCCGTCCCTCTGATGACGCCACGACTTTCCAGTTCCTCGTTCCGTCTAACTTCTTTGCCGTTACTTCCCTGCGCAAAGCTGCCGAGATTCTGAATGCCGTTAATAAAAAGCCGGCTTTAGCCAAAGAATGCACCACACTGGCAGACAAAGTAGAGAAAGCCTTGAAAAAGTACGCTGTCTACAATCATCCGAAATATGGTAAGATCTATGCTTTTGAGGTGGATGGCTTCGGCAATCAGCTGTTAATGGATGACGCCAATGTGCCGAGCCTTATCGCCCTGCCTTATCTGGGGGATGTCAAAGTGAGTGATCCGATTTACCAGAATACCCGCAAATTTGTTTGGAGTGAAGACAATCCTTATTTCTTCAAAGGTACGGCCGGCGAAGGTATCGGTGGTCCACATATCGGATATGACATGATCTGGCCTATGAGTATCATGATGAAAGCATTTACCAGCCAGAACGATGCGGAAATCAAGACTTGTATCAAAATGCTGATGGATACGGATGCCGGAACAGGTTTCATGCACGAATCTTTCCATAAAAATGATCCCAAAAACTTCACCCGAGCATGGTTTGCATGGCAAAATACATTGTTTGGAGAACTGATTCTAAAGCTTGTCAATGAAGGAAAGGTCAATTTACTGAATAGTATCCGGTAG
- a CDS encoding glycoside hydrolase family 130 protein produces MSNMKPIFLFLLVTTMMTCTIHGQSSQHKENQLPDWAFGGFERPKNVNPVISPIENTKFYCPLTKDSIAWESNDTFNPAATLYNGEIVVLYRAEDKSGVGIGHRTSRLGYATSTDGTHFKREKAPVFYPDTDSQKELEWPGGCEDPRVAVTEDGLYVMMYTQWNRHIPRLAVATSRNLKEWTKHGPAFAKAYDGKFFNLGCKSGSILTEVVKGKQLIKKINGKYFMYWGEEHVFAATSDDLINWTPIVNIDGSLKKLFSPRDGYFDSHLTECGPPAIYTPKGIVLLYNGKNHSGRGDKRYTANVYAAGQALFDANDPTRFITRLDEPFFRPMDSFEKSGQYVDGTVFIEGMVYFKNKWYLYYGCADSKVGVAVYDPKRPAKADPLP; encoded by the coding sequence ATAAGCAATATGAAACCAATTTTTTTATTCCTACTTGTTACGACTATGATGACCTGTACCATTCACGGACAGTCCTCCCAACATAAAGAAAATCAGTTACCCGACTGGGCTTTCGGAGGTTTTGAACGCCCAAAGAATGTGAATCCGGTAATCTCCCCTATTGAAAACACTAAGTTTTATTGTCCGTTAACCAAAGATTCCATCGCTTGGGAATCAAACGATACGTTCAATCCGGCAGCCACACTCTACAACGGAGAGATTGTTGTGTTATACCGCGCAGAAGACAAATCCGGAGTCGGTATCGGCCACCGTACTTCCCGTCTCGGCTATGCCACTTCCACCGACGGCACCCATTTTAAACGAGAAAAAGCACCTGTATTCTATCCCGACACTGATTCGCAGAAAGAACTGGAATGGCCGGGTGGCTGCGAAGATCCTCGAGTAGCAGTCACAGAAGACGGATTATATGTGATGATGTATACACAATGGAACCGCCACATTCCCCGCCTGGCCGTAGCAACTTCCCGTAACCTGAAAGAATGGACGAAACATGGTCCCGCTTTTGCCAAAGCATATGATGGAAAGTTCTTCAACTTGGGTTGTAAGTCCGGCTCTATCTTGACCGAAGTTGTTAAAGGGAAACAGCTCATCAAGAAAATCAACGGGAAATACTTCATGTACTGGGGAGAAGAGCATGTCTTTGCAGCTACTTCCGATGATTTGATCAATTGGACACCGATTGTAAACATTGACGGTTCTCTGAAGAAATTATTCTCCCCCCGCGACGGCTATTTCGACAGTCACCTCACCGAATGTGGACCTCCTGCTATCTACACCCCGAAAGGTATTGTCCTCCTTTATAATGGTAAGAACCATTCTGGAAGAGGTGACAAACGCTATACCGCCAATGTCTATGCTGCCGGACAAGCACTCTTCGACGCCAACGATCCTACCCGCTTTATCACCCGTCTCGACGAACCGTTCTTCCGCCCGATGGACAGCTTTGAAAAGAGTGGGCAATATGTGGATGGAACCGTATTTATCGAAGGAATGGTCTACTTCAAAAACAAATGGTATTTGTATTATGGTTGTGCTGACTCTAAAGTAGGAGTAGCCGTTTATGATCCGAAACGGCCGGCAAAGGCTGATCCGCTGCCATAA
- a CDS encoding RNA polymerase sigma-70 factor produces MAITDVEDKVVHFRTFFNKNFPKVKIFAWQLLKSEEDAEDIAQDIFVKLWEQPDLWMNREKMDSYLYTIVRNHIYNFLKHRIVELDYLEIAAEKMKISEQELPKPDDELRIHELQLLVQMTLEHMPEQRRRIFTMSREEGLSNQEIAEKLNISVRTVEHHIYKSLQDLKKIILFLFFFYLD; encoded by the coding sequence ATGGCTATTACAGATGTAGAAGACAAAGTAGTACATTTTCGAACTTTTTTCAATAAGAATTTCCCCAAAGTAAAAATTTTCGCCTGGCAACTTCTGAAATCGGAAGAAGATGCAGAAGATATAGCCCAAGACATTTTTGTAAAACTATGGGAACAGCCAGATCTATGGATGAATCGCGAGAAAATGGATAGCTATCTTTATACCATAGTAAGAAATCATATCTACAATTTTCTAAAACATCGAATTGTAGAACTTGACTATCTGGAAATCGCTGCTGAAAAAATGAAAATATCCGAGCAGGAATTACCAAAGCCGGACGATGAACTTCGGATTCATGAGCTCCAACTTCTAGTGCAAATGACTCTGGAACACATGCCCGAACAGCGCAGGCGTATTTTTACCATGAGCCGGGAAGAAGGCCTAAGCAACCAGGAAATTGCCGAAAAACTTAATATTTCAGTCCGTACAGTAGAGCATCATATCTATAAATCTCTCCAGGATTTGAAAAAAATCATTTTATTTCTATTTTTTTTCTATTTAGACTAA
- a CDS encoding FecR family protein, with amino-acid sequence MKSNFEKIVNNFIRFDYSKRTTNLFYRWMISDNSATEKDEVFRKLWRKTKSNTNKNTEESFRQVLDKIGVQPAPIIKINRLPIWRYAAAAVFIICLSITGTLWFTESHIEKDAVAMIEHYVKNGKREIITLPDGSTIHLNSGSHIFYPENLEGKTRTVYLLGEADFKVAKNPEKPFIVRSADMAITALGTEFNVKAYPEEDLLTATLLEGKVRVNCNDTTNYILTPGQQVVYTKSTLKSVLVETDVADVTAWQRGEIVLNKATINEIIQTLERHYGIAFHTSRKEISQDRYSLVFKENANIKEVLEVMQTVIGEFDYHLKENSCYIYWK; translated from the coding sequence ATGAAAAGTAACTTTGAAAAAATAGTAAATAACTTCATTCGTTTTGATTATTCAAAACGGACAACCAATCTTTTCTATCGCTGGATGATAAGTGATAATTCTGCAACAGAAAAAGATGAGGTCTTTCGCAAATTGTGGCGTAAGACTAAAAGCAATACTAATAAAAATACAGAAGAATCATTCCGCCAAGTACTAGATAAGATTGGTGTGCAACCAGCTCCTATAATTAAAATAAACCGCCTACCGATATGGAGATATGCTGCTGCCGCTGTCTTCATCATCTGTTTATCAATCACCGGTACTTTATGGTTTACAGAAAGCCATATCGAAAAAGATGCTGTAGCAATGATAGAGCACTATGTTAAAAATGGAAAGAGAGAAATAATAACTCTTCCTGATGGCAGTACCATTCATCTGAATTCCGGTTCTCATATATTCTACCCTGAAAATTTGGAAGGCAAGACCCGCACAGTCTACTTATTGGGAGAAGCAGATTTCAAGGTTGCCAAAAATCCAGAAAAACCATTCATTGTGAGATCTGCCGATATGGCAATCACTGCTTTGGGTACCGAATTTAATGTAAAAGCTTACCCGGAAGAAGACCTTCTGACTGCTACCCTATTAGAGGGTAAAGTGAGAGTGAACTGTAATGATACCACAAATTATATTTTGACACCAGGACAACAAGTGGTATATACTAAAAGCACATTGAAGAGTGTATTAGTTGAGACAGACGTAGCAGACGTAACTGCATGGCAACGTGGAGAAATTGTACTCAACAAAGCCACTATCAATGAAATAATACAAACATTGGAACGCCATTACGGAATAGCATTCCATACCTCAAGAAAGGAAATTAGCCAAGACCGATATAGTCTTGTATTCAAAGAAAATGCAAATATAAAAGAGGTACTGGAAGTAATGCAGACAGTCATCGGTGAATTTGATTATCACTTAAAAGAAAACAGTTGTTATATCTATTGGAAATAA
- a CDS encoding TonB-dependent receptor — protein MSIAYNDSKFPKEKISLNIENQPLEQALNNILQKTGFTYIIKDDYIMIVPEKNVKDSKDKKVTGHVVDSRGEPLIGVNVKIKGKPTGAITDMDGYFSLSAKETDMLDISYIGYAAQEIAIGNNSNLSIVMSEDNQLLNEVVVTALGIKRETKSLTYNVQEMKSADLTAVKDANFVNSLSGKIAGVTINQSASGIGGSTRVVMRGTKSLFGDNNALYVLDGIPLSSMRTDQTESFYENPDGGDSDGISNLNPDDIESVSVLTGAAAAALYGTQGANGVILITTKKGEEGKIKVNYSNDTQFMTPFVKPKFQNTYGSEEGQFSSWGNQLETPSTYDPFDYLQTGFTETNSLSVSTGTDRNQTYISVAATNARGIIPNNEYNRYNLTVRNTAELIKDKLTFDFSASYIKSFSQNMMSQGQYHNPLIPLYLFPRGDDIEKYKLYERYNPERGFKTQYWEYGVQDLSMQNPFWIMNRERFENVKDRYIFSGTLRYRIMDGLNITGRLRMDNAGDTYERKLSASTDLLFASDKGNYMQQKTDYKNVYGDIIANFDRKFGDFGMNFNLGANFSTSKKEVSGYEGHLQTVPNLFIFANIIKGGADTHAIQSGYEENNQAVFGTAQLSYKSGIFLDVTGRNDWYSSLAFTDHEKKGFFYPSVGLSAVMTEFFDLSKAKISFLKIRASYSAVGNAPQRFVTNTTYNINEGILETLPNVPATFLKPERTKSFETGINLRLFDGKLSIDATYYNSNTYNQFFTFTMPPSSGYKEFYLNGGKVNNWGIEASLVYKQALGPVNWRSGITFTMNRNKIKELLPDDAVNPLTGEKLQVNEIEPFQPQGSYKMILKEGGTMNDIYVSGLRTDEKGYIYMDPATGAISEDSNNWIKAGSAAPRFNWGFNNSFEWKGVNLSFLITARIGGVGVSATQAIMDRYGVSEASAIARDNGGVPLNGNNPIDARDYYEVVGKGNTGILSQYVYSATNVRLQELSLGYTFPKKWLGNIIDKLTLSVIGKNLFMFHNKAPFDPELSASTSTYYQGFDYFMQPSLRSVGFSLKVGF, from the coding sequence ATGTCTATTGCATATAATGACTCTAAATTTCCCAAAGAAAAGATTTCTTTAAACATTGAGAATCAACCTTTAGAACAAGCCCTGAATAATATCCTTCAAAAAACCGGCTTTACTTATATAATAAAGGATGATTACATTATGATTGTCCCCGAGAAGAATGTTAAAGATAGTAAAGACAAAAAAGTAACGGGACATGTTGTAGATTCAAGAGGTGAACCTTTAATTGGAGTCAATGTAAAAATAAAAGGTAAGCCCACTGGTGCCATTACTGATATGGATGGTTATTTCTCCCTATCGGCCAAAGAAACAGATATGCTGGATATATCTTATATAGGATATGCCGCACAGGAAATTGCTATAGGAAATAATTCAAACCTGTCTATTGTTATGTCTGAAGACAATCAGCTTCTTAACGAAGTTGTTGTAACTGCCCTGGGTATTAAACGTGAGACAAAATCATTGACATACAATGTACAGGAAATGAAATCTGCTGATTTGACAGCAGTGAAAGACGCAAACTTTGTAAATAGTTTATCTGGAAAAATCGCTGGTGTGACCATCAATCAAAGTGCATCAGGTATTGGGGGATCTACTCGCGTTGTCATGCGTGGTACCAAATCTTTGTTTGGTGACAATAACGCACTGTATGTATTAGATGGCATTCCTCTCTCTTCCATGAGAACAGATCAGACAGAATCATTTTATGAAAATCCGGATGGCGGCGACAGTGATGGTATTTCCAACCTGAACCCTGATGACATCGAGAGCGTTTCTGTTTTGACGGGTGCTGCAGCAGCTGCTTTATATGGAACACAAGGTGCAAATGGAGTCATTCTTATTACAACTAAAAAAGGAGAAGAAGGAAAGATTAAAGTGAATTACAGCAATGACACACAATTTATGACTCCTTTTGTAAAACCTAAATTCCAAAACACATACGGTTCTGAAGAAGGACAATTCAGCAGTTGGGGAAACCAACTGGAAACTCCTTCTACGTATGATCCTTTTGATTATCTCCAAACTGGCTTTACAGAAACAAACTCTTTGAGTGTGTCTACCGGTACTGATAGAAACCAGACCTATATTTCTGTAGCTGCCACTAATGCAAGGGGTATTATTCCCAATAATGAGTATAACCGCTACAATTTGACTGTTCGTAATACAGCTGAGCTGATTAAAGATAAGCTCACTTTTGATTTTAGCGCTTCTTATATCAAAAGCTTTAGCCAGAATATGATGTCACAAGGTCAGTATCATAATCCTTTGATCCCCTTGTATTTATTCCCCCGTGGTGATGATATTGAAAAGTATAAGCTTTATGAACGCTATAACCCCGAGCGTGGTTTCAAGACTCAATATTGGGAGTACGGAGTTCAAGACTTGTCGATGCAAAACCCATTCTGGATTATGAATCGGGAACGATTTGAAAATGTAAAAGACCGGTATATCTTTTCAGGAACATTACGTTATCGCATCATGGACGGATTGAATATCACTGGTCGTCTGCGCATGGATAATGCAGGAGACACGTATGAAAGAAAACTTTCTGCCTCAACAGACCTACTTTTTGCTTCGGACAAAGGTAACTATATGCAACAAAAGACTGACTATAAGAACGTTTATGGTGATATAATTGCTAATTTCGATCGTAAATTCGGAGATTTTGGAATGAATTTTAATTTAGGTGCCAATTTCTCTACTTCGAAAAAAGAAGTAAGCGGATATGAAGGACACTTACAAACAGTTCCTAACCTATTTATCTTCGCTAATATTATTAAAGGAGGAGCAGATACACACGCTATTCAAAGTGGATATGAAGAAAACAATCAAGCCGTATTCGGTACTGCCCAGCTAAGTTACAAAAGTGGTATTTTTTTGGATGTAACAGGACGTAACGACTGGTATTCTTCTTTGGCTTTTACCGACCATGAAAAGAAGGGATTCTTTTATCCTTCAGTCGGACTGTCAGCAGTCATGACCGAATTCTTTGACCTATCAAAAGCAAAAATTTCATTCCTAAAAATCAGAGCTTCTTATAGTGCGGTAGGTAATGCCCCACAGCGATTTGTTACCAACACCACTTATAATATCAATGAAGGTATATTGGAGACGTTGCCTAACGTGCCCGCGACATTTTTAAAGCCAGAACGGACAAAATCTTTCGAAACGGGTATTAATTTACGATTGTTTGACGGCAAACTTTCAATTGACGCAACATATTACAACTCCAATACTTATAACCAATTCTTCACATTCACAATGCCTCCCAGCTCCGGATATAAAGAGTTCTATTTGAATGGAGGAAAAGTCAATAACTGGGGAATTGAAGCTAGCCTTGTATACAAACAAGCATTAGGACCTGTGAATTGGCGCTCCGGTATTACATTCACGATGAACCGTAATAAAATAAAAGAACTTTTACCGGATGACGCAGTAAATCCATTAACTGGAGAAAAACTCCAAGTAAATGAGATAGAACCCTTCCAACCACAAGGTTCTTACAAAATGATTCTGAAAGAAGGAGGAACGATGAACGATATTTACGTATCAGGTCTGCGGACCGATGAAAAAGGATATATCTATATGGATCCTGCCACCGGTGCCATTTCAGAAGATTCCAATAACTGGATCAAAGCCGGTAGTGCCGCCCCTCGTTTTAACTGGGGATTCAACAACTCATTTGAGTGGAAAGGGGTGAACCTAAGCTTCTTGATTACTGCTCGTATCGGTGGCGTGGGAGTATCAGCCACACAAGCCATAATGGACCGCTATGGAGTATCCGAAGCATCGGCTATAGCACGTGACAACGGTGGAGTACCTTTGAATGGCAACAATCCTATCGACGCGCGCGATTACTATGAAGTAGTAGGCAAAGGCAATACCGGTATCCTCTCGCAATATGTATACAGTGCTACCAATGTGCGCTTGCAGGAACTCTCACTCGGTTACACATTTCCTAAAAAATGGTTAGGTAATATTATTGATAAATTGACACTTTCTGTTATAGGCAAGAACCTGTTTATGTTTCACAACAAAGCTCCTTTCGATCCGGAATTGTCTGCCTCTACATCGACTTACTATCAAGGATTCGACTATTTTATGCAACCGAGCTTAAGAAGTGTAGGCTTTAGCTTGAAAGTTGGTTTTTAA